The following are encoded in a window of Brevibacillus ruminantium genomic DNA:
- the lepB gene encoding signal peptidase I: MSEEVASSRTKNEAWEWLKALGIAIVFAFLIRTFLFAPFIVDGDSMQFTLHDREKLVVNKAIYYMTQPKPGDIVVFHAEAKRDYIKRVIAVAGDTVEVKNDQLLINGKVVEEPYLEPKRKEAEAAGVPLTEDFGPVHVGVGQVFVMGDNRRDSHDSRAIGPVDISLVVGRSEFVFWPLAEIRITR; the protein is encoded by the coding sequence ATGAGCGAAGAAGTCGCCTCCAGCCGAACCAAAAATGAGGCATGGGAATGGCTTAAGGCACTGGGGATAGCAATCGTATTTGCTTTTTTAATCCGTACCTTTTTGTTTGCTCCGTTTATTGTTGACGGGGATTCCATGCAGTTCACCTTACATGACCGAGAAAAATTGGTGGTCAATAAAGCGATCTACTATATGACCCAGCCAAAGCCCGGAGATATCGTCGTGTTTCATGCAGAGGCAAAACGCGATTATATCAAACGAGTGATCGCGGTGGCGGGAGATACAGTAGAAGTGAAAAATGACCAGTTACTGATAAACGGAAAAGTAGTAGAGGAGCCCTACCTGGAGCCGAAGCGGAAAGAAGCCGAGGCGGCAGGTGTTCCCCTGACAGAGGACTTTGGTCCGGTGCATGTCGGTGTGGGACAGGTCTTTGTCATGGGAGACAATCGTCGAGACAGCCATGACAGCCGTGCGATCGGTCCGGTGGATATCAGCCTGGTAGTTGGCCGCTCCGAATTTGTATTCTGGCCGCTTGCGGAAATTCGGATTACCCGTTAA
- the ylqF gene encoding ribosome biogenesis GTPase YlqF, whose product MTIQWFPGHMAKARRQVTEKLKQIDVVIELLDSRLPLSSRNPMIDEIVSEKPRLLLLNKADLADEKVTEEWVRYFREQNLRTLPIDALSGKGVNKLPEVCKELAADMLAKRTERGMQARAIRIMILGIPNVGKSSLINRLAKRAVAQTGDRPAVTKAQQWVKMGDTLELLDTPGILWPKFEDQMVGLRLAASGAIKDELIDFTEVALFAITYMMHYYPERLIERFKLKELPADRVEMLESIGKKRGCLIAGGEIDYDKAAELFLRELRSGKLGTVTLERPVDWQMEEPIGKPIAFS is encoded by the coding sequence ATGACGATTCAGTGGTTTCCCGGGCATATGGCGAAGGCGCGAAGGCAAGTAACGGAAAAGCTGAAGCAGATTGACGTGGTGATCGAGCTGCTAGATTCGCGGCTGCCTTTATCCAGCCGTAATCCCATGATTGACGAGATCGTCAGTGAAAAGCCAAGACTGCTTTTGCTGAACAAAGCAGATTTGGCCGACGAGAAAGTGACGGAAGAGTGGGTTCGCTATTTCCGTGAACAAAATTTGCGTACACTCCCGATTGACGCGCTGAGCGGCAAAGGGGTAAACAAATTGCCTGAAGTATGCAAAGAACTGGCTGCGGACATGCTGGCCAAACGTACAGAGCGAGGGATGCAGGCACGTGCGATCCGGATCATGATTCTCGGCATACCAAACGTCGGGAAATCCTCCCTGATCAATCGGTTGGCGAAGCGTGCTGTTGCCCAGACAGGTGACCGACCAGCCGTGACCAAAGCCCAGCAATGGGTAAAAATGGGCGATACATTGGAACTGTTGGATACACCGGGAATTTTGTGGCCCAAATTTGAGGATCAAATGGTAGGGCTGCGCCTGGCTGCAAGCGGCGCGATTAAAGATGAGTTGATTGATTTTACAGAGGTGGCGCTCTTCGCGATTACCTACATGATGCATTACTATCCCGAGCGGCTGATCGAGCGTTTCAAACTGAAGGAGCTTCCGGCAGATCGTGTAGAAATGCTGGAGTCTATCGGCAAAAAACGGGGCTGTCTGATAGCTGGCGGGGAGATCGATTACGACAAGGCAGCCGAGCTGTTTTTGCGTGAGCTCCGCTCAGGAAAGCTGGGGACAGTGACCTTGGAGCGTCCTGTCGATTGGCAGATGGAAGAACCGATTGGCAAACCGATCGCTTTCTCCTAA
- a CDS encoding ribonuclease HII: protein MNLAEMSIKEIRDQIEKMDEVSKDFLQWLHEDKRKGVNELARQVEQAQERKAKLARQWEEMTTFERALRAEGYIHLLGIDEVGRGPLAGPVVAAAVSLPADFYLPGLNDSKKLPAATREAFCEVIKSQALAVGVGIVSADRIDEINILEATKEAMKLAIKQAGIIPDACLIDAVQLKDLPYKQLPIIGGDGKSVSIAAASVVAKVTRDKMMSEYAKEYPQYSFEKNAGYGTAEHLSALERYGMTPIHRRSFTGVKAQA from the coding sequence ATGAATTTGGCAGAAATGTCGATAAAAGAAATACGGGATCAGATAGAAAAAATGGACGAGGTGTCCAAAGATTTTCTACAATGGTTGCACGAAGATAAACGCAAAGGTGTTAATGAGCTTGCTAGACAGGTTGAGCAAGCGCAGGAAAGAAAAGCGAAGCTGGCCAGACAGTGGGAAGAGATGACCACGTTTGAACGGGCGCTGCGTGCAGAGGGTTATATCCACCTGCTCGGAATTGACGAAGTGGGACGGGGACCGCTGGCTGGCCCTGTCGTTGCAGCTGCAGTCAGTCTGCCTGCTGACTTTTACCTGCCCGGACTGAATGATTCGAAAAAACTGCCGGCCGCAACCAGGGAGGCCTTCTGCGAAGTGATCAAATCGCAGGCTCTTGCTGTGGGTGTCGGGATCGTATCGGCTGATCGAATAGACGAGATCAATATTCTGGAGGCGACAAAAGAGGCGATGAAGCTGGCGATCAAGCAAGCGGGCATCATCCCGGACGCTTGCCTGATCGATGCTGTTCAGTTGAAGGATTTGCCTTATAAACAGCTTCCGATAATCGGCGGAGATGGAAAAAGCGTATCGATCGCGGCGGCTTCGGTTGTCGCCAAAGTGACCCGCGACAAAATGATGAGTGAATACGCAAAAGAGTACCCGCAATACAGCTTCGAAAAAAATGCAGGATATGGTACAGCGGAACATCTGTCGGCTCTTGAGCGCTACGGAATGACCCCGATCCATCGGAGGTCTTTTACCGGGGTGAAGGCGCAGGCCTGA
- a CDS encoding EscU/YscU/HrcU family type III secretion system export apparatus switch protein: MSSTPFDMEKRKQAVALRYQAGVMDAPTVVAKGKGYVAENLLKAAKENQIPIQEDPSLVEVLGKLDLHQQIPPELYQVVAEVLAFVYRLDKGGKKKA; the protein is encoded by the coding sequence ATGAGCAGCACTCCCTTTGACATGGAAAAACGTAAGCAAGCTGTGGCGCTGCGCTATCAGGCCGGGGTAATGGATGCTCCTACTGTCGTTGCCAAGGGAAAGGGCTATGTCGCAGAAAATTTGTTAAAGGCGGCAAAGGAAAATCAGATTCCGATCCAGGAGGACCCCTCGTTGGTCGAAGTGCTCGGAAAGCTGGATTTGCATCAGCAGATTCCACCGGAGCTGTATCAGGTAGTGGCAGAGGTTCTCGCTTTTGTCTACCGCCTGGACAAGGGAGGGAAAAAGAAGGCATGA
- a CDS encoding YraN family protein, translating to MTDARRERGQQGERMAEQYLIQKGLRLQERNFRTARGEIDLILWDKEVLVFVEVRTRSSLKYGSAIESITWQKQKKLREMALAYLQTRQEPIRQFRFDVVGIQYGRSEGRLEGQTNHSPAITHIVHAFS from the coding sequence ATGACGGATGCCCGCCGCGAACGGGGACAGCAGGGTGAACGCATGGCTGAGCAATACCTGATCCAAAAAGGCCTCCGATTGCAGGAACGCAATTTTCGGACGGCCCGTGGGGAAATCGACCTCATTTTATGGGACAAGGAGGTCCTGGTCTTTGTCGAGGTCAGGACCCGCAGCAGCCTGAAATACGGCTCTGCGATTGAGTCCATCACCTGGCAAAAGCAAAAGAAGCTCAGGGAAATGGCACTGGCCTATCTGCAAACAAGGCAAGAGCCCATCAGACAGTTTCGGTTTGATGTAGTGGGCATTCAGTATGGGCGCTCTGAGGGTCGTTTGGAAGGGCAGACGAATCATTCGCCCGCGATCACACACATCGTCCACGCATTTTCATGA
- the ltrA gene encoding group II intron reverse transcriptase/maturase, whose product MDLLEKVLSRENLRMALQRVEANKGVGGVDGVSTEQLRDYLHEHWQTIREELERGTYRPSPVRRVEIPKPDGGVRLLGIPTVVDRFIQQAILQVLTPIFDPTFSESSYGFRPKRSAHMAVRKAQAYIREGYRFVVDIDLEKFFDRVNHDILMSRVARKIQDKRLLKLIRSYLNAGVMIKGICTTSSEGTPQGGPLSPLLANILLDDLDKELEKRGHRFCRYADDCNVYVKTRRAGERVKKSMKDYLEKVLRLKVNEEKSAVDRPWKRKFLGFSFTFVKQTTVRIHPKSLLKLKEKIRTITNPVWSISLEERVERLNQYLMGWIGYFALADAKGILQSIEEWTRRRLRLCLWTQWKRVRTRYRELRSLGISHTKAIEIANTRKGAWRTTKTPHIHKALGIAYWQQQGLKSLTQRYFDIRQAW is encoded by the coding sequence ATGGACTTGCTGGAGAAAGTTTTATCACGGGAAAACTTACGGATGGCACTTCAACGAGTAGAAGCAAACAAAGGTGTTGGTGGAGTCGATGGTGTTTCAACCGAACAACTACGCGACTATCTACACGAACACTGGCAAACTATCCGTGAGGAATTGGAAAGAGGAACCTATCGACCTTCACCTGTCCGCAGAGTCGAAATCCCGAAACCTGACGGAGGCGTAAGGTTATTAGGCATTCCCACCGTGGTGGACCGCTTCATCCAGCAAGCCATCCTCCAAGTATTAACACCGATCTTCGATCCCACCTTCTCGGAGTCCAGTTACGGATTTCGCCCGAAACGTAGCGCCCACATGGCAGTAAGGAAAGCGCAAGCGTATATCAGGGAAGGATACAGATTCGTGGTGGACATCGATCTAGAGAAATTCTTTGATCGTGTCAACCATGATATCCTGATGAGCCGCGTGGCTCGTAAAATCCAAGACAAGCGCCTTCTAAAGCTGATTCGATCCTATCTAAACGCAGGTGTCATGATAAAAGGAATCTGTACTACCTCAAGTGAGGGGACACCGCAAGGTGGACCGCTAAGCCCACTATTAGCAAATATCTTGCTTGATGATCTGGATAAGGAATTAGAAAAGAGGGGACATCGCTTTTGCCGCTATGCGGACGATTGCAACGTCTACGTGAAAACAAGACGAGCAGGAGAACGGGTTAAGAAGAGCATGAAAGATTACTTGGAAAAGGTGCTTAGGCTAAAAGTAAATGAGGAGAAAAGTGCGGTGGACCGGCCGTGGAAACGTAAATTCCTTGGCTTTAGTTTTACTTTCGTAAAACAGACAACGGTTCGTATCCACCCAAAATCCCTTCTCAAGTTAAAAGAGAAAATCCGCACGATCACGAATCCAGTGTGGAGTATCTCGCTTGAGGAACGGGTTGAAAGGTTAAACCAGTATCTCATGGGTTGGATTGGATATTTTGCCCTTGCAGACGCAAAGGGAATCTTACAATCCATTGAGGAATGGACAAGGCGTAGGCTCCGTCTTTGCTTGTGGACGCAGTGGAAACGAGTGAGAACCAGATATCGAGAACTCCGTTCTCTTGGTATATCTCACACAAAAGCAATTGAAATTGCAAACACCCGCAAGGGGGCATGGCGTACTACAAAGACTCCGCATATACACAAAGCCCTCGGCATTGCCTACTGGCAACAACAAGGGCTCAAAAGCTTAACACAGCGATATTTTGACATTCGTCAAGCTTGGTGA
- a CDS encoding VOC family protein: protein MSRTIVNRIGTVFVPVRNIEKARDWYCRLLNIPAHGEIQFGHLYCVPMEGDAGLVLDSRIFDAESRRNGPLFHFNTDDIVAAYHDLKQKDVELLTGIENDHWFTFRDPDGNVLMVCKC, encoded by the coding sequence ATGTCGCGGACAATTGTCAACCGCATCGGTACAGTCTTTGTACCTGTCCGTAATATCGAAAAGGCTCGAGATTGGTATTGCAGACTCCTGAATATCCCTGCTCATGGCGAGATTCAATTTGGCCACTTGTACTGTGTGCCTATGGAAGGCGATGCGGGTTTGGTTTTGGATAGCCGGATTTTTGATGCGGAATCTCGGAGAAACGGACCTTTGTTCCATTTCAATACAGATGATATCGTAGCCGCTTATCACGATTTGAAGCAAAAAGACGTGGAATTATTGACTGGTATCGAAAATGATCATTGGTTTACGTTTCGAGACCCGGATGGCAATGTTCTAATGGTTTGCAAATGTTAA
- a CDS encoding MOSC domain-containing protein, which produces MKDQTGTVISVSKSATHSFSKQNQNAINLLTGLGVEGDAHLGETVKHRSRVAQDPTQPNLRQVHLIHSEILDELRESGFDVLPGQMGENITTRGVQLLDLPTGTRLHVGSSAVIEVTGLRNPCNQLNHFQEGLMQALLGRDEQGNLIRKAGIMGIVLTSGEVRPGDSIRVELPSEPHRPLERV; this is translated from the coding sequence ATGAAAGACCAGACAGGTACCGTGATTTCCGTGAGTAAAAGTGCAACCCACTCTTTCAGCAAACAAAATCAGAACGCCATTAATCTACTCACCGGACTTGGCGTGGAAGGTGACGCACACCTGGGTGAGACGGTGAAACATCGTTCCAGAGTAGCTCAAGATCCCACTCAGCCAAACCTGCGTCAGGTTCACCTGATCCATTCGGAAATTCTTGACGAGCTGCGAGAGTCGGGCTTTGACGTACTACCTGGGCAAATGGGTGAAAATATCACCACCAGGGGCGTCCAGCTTCTCGACCTGCCAACCGGAACGCGACTACATGTAGGCAGTTCTGCCGTTATTGAAGTCACTGGCCTGCGCAATCCCTGCAACCAACTGAATCATTTCCAGGAGGGTCTCATGCAGGCGCTGCTGGGACGGGATGAGCAGGGAAATCTTATCCGCAAAGCTGGCATCATGGGAATCGTACTTACTTCCGGCGAGGTTCGGCCTGGTGATTCCATCCGTGTAGAACTTCCCTCTGAGCCGCACCGACCGCTTGAGCGCGTCTAG
- a CDS encoding YifB family Mg chelatase-like AAA ATPase: MYARSFSGTVHGIDGMIVTVETDIANGLPQFDLVGLGGSAVKESRDRVRAALRNSGFEYPMQRITVNLAPADLRKEGSGFDLAIAMGILLASKQIPKREEAILMLGELALDGSLRPVSGVLPTLLQAQTEGFTHVILPEQNAAEARLSDLTVLPAAHLAAAVQYWTTSLNEPAFTDEGESVPAAKTTTLDFSFVYGQTFVKRGLEVAAAGFHNVILVGPPGSGKTMLATCLPSIMPEMNMDESYDVTKIYSIAGQISGKTGLIRERPFRSPHHTVTMAALVGGGAQSPRPGECSLAHGGILFLDELPEFSRSVLEALRQPLEAGVVTIARAKNVFTFPARFLLIASLNPCPCGFYGSKDQRECSCSPLQIQRYRAKLSGPLLDRIDLHLEVPRVPVHLLNQRSMSESSAAIRTRVEAARTIQSKRFGHRAAFPFNSSMTGEELRRYCMLDKEGQELLQMAFETLGLSARAYDRIVKLSRTIADLAGAEEIGSAHVAEAIRYRALDRQVGVS, from the coding sequence ATGTACGCACGAAGTTTTTCCGGAACCGTCCACGGAATTGACGGCATGATCGTGACCGTGGAGACTGACATTGCGAACGGTCTTCCCCAGTTTGACCTGGTTGGCCTGGGCGGCTCGGCTGTGAAAGAATCGCGGGACCGGGTGAGAGCGGCTCTGCGAAATTCCGGTTTTGAATATCCGATGCAGCGAATTACCGTCAATCTGGCCCCAGCTGATCTCCGCAAAGAAGGCTCAGGGTTTGATCTGGCGATCGCGATGGGCATACTGCTCGCTTCCAAGCAGATCCCCAAAAGAGAAGAAGCGATTCTCATGTTGGGAGAGCTGGCACTGGACGGCTCCTTGCGACCAGTGAGCGGTGTTTTGCCAACACTGCTACAGGCACAGACAGAAGGGTTTACGCATGTTATTCTGCCGGAACAAAATGCAGCAGAGGCGAGGCTTTCTGATCTAACTGTCCTGCCCGCTGCCCATCTTGCCGCTGCTGTCCAGTATTGGACAACCTCTCTGAATGAACCTGCATTCACAGATGAGGGGGAGAGCGTTCCTGCGGCGAAAACGACGACGCTCGACTTTTCCTTCGTGTACGGGCAAACCTTTGTCAAAAGGGGGCTGGAGGTAGCAGCTGCCGGCTTTCATAATGTAATCCTTGTCGGGCCGCCTGGATCGGGGAAAACGATGCTTGCGACTTGCTTGCCTTCGATCATGCCAGAGATGAATATGGATGAATCTTATGATGTGACCAAGATATACAGCATCGCAGGTCAGATAAGTGGAAAGACGGGCTTGATCCGGGAGCGTCCGTTTCGTTCACCGCATCATACGGTAACGATGGCGGCACTCGTCGGAGGCGGAGCCCAAAGCCCGCGGCCAGGAGAGTGCAGTCTCGCACATGGCGGCATCCTGTTTCTTGATGAGTTGCCGGAGTTTTCGCGATCTGTTCTGGAGGCGCTGAGACAGCCATTGGAGGCAGGGGTTGTGACGATTGCCCGAGCGAAGAATGTTTTTACTTTCCCGGCTCGCTTCCTTTTGATTGCTTCGTTGAATCCTTGTCCCTGCGGCTTTTACGGCTCCAAGGATCAGCGTGAGTGCTCTTGTTCGCCCCTGCAAATTCAGCGCTACCGGGCGAAGCTTTCAGGACCGCTCCTCGATCGCATAGATTTACATCTGGAGGTGCCTCGGGTGCCTGTTCATCTTCTGAATCAACGCAGCATGTCGGAATCGTCTGCGGCCATCCGCACCAGAGTAGAGGCAGCAAGAACGATCCAGAGCAAAAGGTTTGGTCATCGTGCGGCATTTCCTTTCAACAGTTCCATGACTGGAGAAGAGCTGCGCCGCTACTGCATGCTGGACAAAGAAGGGCAGGAGCTGCTGCAAATGGCGTTTGAAACCCTTGGCCTGAGTGCACGGGCCTATGATCGGATCGTCAAGCTGTCCAGAACGATAGCGGACCTGGCAGGGGCGGAGGAAATTGGCTCAGCCCATGTAGCAGAAGCCATCCGTTATCGGGCGCTGGATCGCCAAGTTGGCGTGTCATAA
- a CDS encoding protease inhibitor I42 family protein encodes MFSNAPDPRFLSLLNTAYQPPSPPAKVGQGGRQIWEFQPLQRGVTSLSFKFCRP; translated from the coding sequence ATGTTTTCCAATGCACCTGATCCTCGCTTTCTTTCCCTGCTGAATACTGCCTATCAACCGCCTTCACCCCCTGCAAAAGTGGGCCAAGGCGGAAGACAAATCTGGGAATTTCAGCCCTTGCAGCGAGGTGTGACCAGCCTCTCCTTTAAATTCTGTCGCCCTTGA
- a CDS encoding DUF3888 domain-containing protein, producing MKKLILVILTVLICSKPVYATERKVDCDLLRRAFIEAMLDKIGNAVRSHGTDRLWTRGKEEILEVKQPDPKNLTRFIVTVRVETFEGAHNPPRAFETMTIDLPSGEVLSYKIRWNN from the coding sequence ATGAAAAAATTAATTTTAGTCATTTTAACGGTTTTAATCTGTTCTAAACCTGTATATGCTACTGAAAGGAAAGTTGATTGCGACTTACTGAGACGTGCCTTTATAGAAGCGATGTTAGATAAGATCGGAAACGCCGTCCGTTCGCATGGGACAGATCGTTTATGGACTAGAGGTAAAGAGGAAATCTTGGAAGTAAAACAACCTGATCCCAAAAACCTTACTCGTTTCATCGTAACAGTTCGTGTTGAGACATTTGAAGGAGCCCATAATCCTCCACGCGCTTTCGAGACAATGACCATCGACCTCCCGTCGGGCGAAGTATTAAGTTATAAAATCAGATGGAATAATTAA
- a CDS encoding GNAT family N-acetyltransferase, translated as MIYKLDITDHEKIKPLLKNEQQNDLTLNAIMNGNNRGTVYVDNPEHPRTAMIDVIGTISMFIGDHTNEDFFRLLPDFIDNQLKFDTLESCGGTYFLAVASDEVWEKVIEKAISHREYETDFEWYHTFNADRFHTLKSGFKPLPTGYAIRRIDKATIENDSEEILSEVLNEFWYSTDDFLTKGLGYCVVNGDRIISACLSCCVNVQDHEISVETYNDEDMNKGFATLACAAYLEHCLASGITPHWSTLETNKESLRLGAKLGFEFASKRKTFEFEF; from the coding sequence GTGATCTACAAACTTGATATAACCGATCATGAGAAAATAAAGCCATTGTTAAAAAACGAGCAGCAAAATGATCTGACATTAAATGCGATTATGAACGGCAACAATCGTGGCACCGTTTACGTGGACAACCCAGAGCATCCGCGCACGGCTATGATCGATGTTATCGGAACGATCTCGATGTTTATTGGAGATCATACGAACGAAGACTTTTTTCGGCTGCTGCCGGATTTTATCGACAACCAACTGAAATTTGATACGTTGGAATCATGCGGCGGCACTTATTTCCTCGCCGTGGCAAGTGATGAAGTTTGGGAGAAAGTAATTGAGAAAGCTATTTCCCATCGGGAATACGAGACAGATTTTGAGTGGTACCACACATTCAACGCGGACCGTTTTCATACGCTCAAGAGTGGCTTTAAACCGTTACCTACGGGGTATGCGATTAGACGAATTGACAAAGCAACGATCGAGAACGATTCGGAAGAAATCCTCTCAGAGGTGTTGAACGAATTTTGGTACTCGACGGACGATTTTCTTACAAAAGGTTTAGGTTATTGCGTGGTGAATGGCGACCGTATCATTAGCGCATGCCTTTCCTGCTGTGTGAATGTCCAAGATCATGAGATTAGTGTAGAAACCTATAACGACGAAGACATGAATAAGGGTTTTGCCACATTAGCTTGCGCCGCGTATTTGGAGCATTGCCTTGCAAGTGGAATAACCCCCCATTGGTCGACACTCGAGACGAATAAGGAGTCTCTTCGTTTAGGGGCGAAACTCGGGTTTGAGTTTGCATCCAAACGCAAGACCTTTGAATTTGAGTTTTAA
- a CDS encoding sigma-70 family RNA polymerase sigma factor: MTDTYDFQQDVDLAMRGDTDAFIRLILAHKNYLYSLARTYLNHDEDCSDAVQETIFKAFRSISTLKEPAFFKSWLSRILINECIQLLRAQKRMLIIEQSKWDCIPINVPYEAIELKEAVAYLEDDLRNVIQLYYYEDAPIKKIAKRLGVPEGTIKSRLHRARELLAEILESPHDRRMMYDPTLMQERRRNNLIPLLPNVVCERIDAMLSCLPRKLQTKALRFGLYNLEPVLSIL; this comes from the coding sequence GTGACCGATACATACGATTTTCAACAGGATGTCGACCTTGCCATGCGTGGAGACACCGATGCCTTCATCAGGCTGATTCTTGCTCATAAGAATTATCTGTACAGCTTGGCACGTACATACCTGAATCACGACGAGGATTGCTCCGATGCAGTACAGGAAACGATTTTTAAAGCGTTTAGGAGCATAAGCACCTTGAAAGAACCCGCATTTTTTAAATCATGGTTATCCCGTATTCTGATTAACGAATGCATCCAGTTGTTGCGGGCACAAAAAAGGATGCTCATCATCGAACAATCCAAATGGGATTGTATACCCATAAACGTTCCTTACGAGGCAATTGAGTTGAAAGAAGCGGTAGCGTATTTGGAGGACGACCTTCGAAACGTCATCCAGCTTTATTACTATGAGGATGCCCCAATCAAAAAAATCGCCAAAAGGCTTGGCGTTCCAGAAGGCACAATAAAATCCCGGCTGCACCGGGCCCGCGAGCTGCTGGCGGAAATTCTTGAATCCCCACATGACAGGAGAATGATGTATGACCCGACTCTAATGCAGGAGCGTCGACGAAATAACCTGATTCCTTTGCTACCCAACGTGGTGTGTGAACGAATCGATGCGATGCTTTCCTGCTTACCAAGAAAGCTACAGACCAAAGCTCTGCGGTTTGGCTTGTACAACTTAGAACCGGTTTTGTCCATCTTATGA
- a CDS encoding DUF418 domain-containing protein yields MIFTPIFYGYGFGLFGKLGLLSGVLLSIGIFVFQTIGSYWYMKLGSRQCMKSASAIRSKWYTSSRKNCSLPYVKMMLTSLSAHSCRTNYNFTRYHATPFSPTLSFSSFSDPLFR; encoded by the coding sequence GTGATTTTCACGCCCATTTTTTATGGGTACGGTTTTGGGCTATTTGGAAAACTGGGCTTACTTTCAGGTGTTTTACTGTCCATTGGAATATTTGTATTTCAAACTATAGGTAGCTACTGGTACATGAAGCTTGGTTCGCGGCAGTGTATGAAGTCTGCGTCGGCGATCCGATCAAAGTGGTATACGAGTTCGAGAAAAAATTGCTCTCTCCCATATGTCAAAATGATGTTGACGTCGTTGTCAGCACACTCATGCCGAACTAATTACAACTTTACTCGATATCATGCAACTCCATTTTCTCCAACTCTTTCTTTCTCTTCTTTTTCAGATCCTCTCTTCCGTTAA
- a CDS encoding DUF2089 family protein — MNREDVPAWILSLDKESVEFIRKFVINSGSLKEIAKIYDVSYPTVRARLDKLIQKIELHSKTEDVEFVTMIKNMVIDERLSLETAKLIIDKYRNERTDG; from the coding sequence ATGAATCGTGAAGATGTACCGGCCTGGATATTATCTCTGGATAAAGAATCCGTTGAATTTATAAGAAAATTTGTCATTAATTCCGGGTCATTAAAAGAAATCGCAAAAATTTATGATGTTTCCTATCCAACAGTAAGGGCAAGGTTGGATAAATTGATCCAGAAAATTGAATTGCATAGCAAAACAGAAGATGTGGAGTTCGTAACGATGATAAAAAATATGGTCATCGATGAACGGCTTAGTTTAGAAACCGCAAAATTGATTATCGACAAATATAGAAATGAAAGGACGGATGGCTAA
- a CDS encoding TetR/AcrR family transcriptional regulator, with protein sequence MKQKRRPHISEEKIMEASWKLLGSEGIEQFTMRNLATELHIQAPTIYWYFKNKQILFQALANEVAREIIRDLPETGDWRERLVLSIQVIRQKLKKFPCSAQILIKSRPESDYLQLFDCLLQMIEPTQLSDKHKFSYVSHVFNFVIHYAIDEYEQRMLHLALEDEGESSSEINLSQFSLIERMHDAGLFNLIGSDEMFESGIALLLDGIEQRVIESSRGTT encoded by the coding sequence ATGAAGCAAAAGCGCAGACCCCATATATCTGAAGAGAAGATTATGGAAGCTTCGTGGAAGCTGCTTGGTTCCGAAGGCATCGAGCAATTTACGATGAGGAATCTCGCCACAGAACTTCATATTCAAGCGCCGACGATTTATTGGTACTTCAAGAACAAGCAAATTTTGTTCCAGGCACTTGCGAACGAAGTCGCACGAGAGATCATCCGCGATCTTCCTGAAACCGGAGATTGGAGGGAACGGCTGGTATTAAGCATACAAGTCATCCGTCAGAAGCTGAAAAAGTTTCCATGCTCTGCCCAAATTCTCATAAAGTCGCGTCCCGAGTCCGATTATTTGCAGTTGTTCGACTGCCTGCTGCAAATGATCGAGCCGACGCAGTTATCGGACAAGCATAAGTTTTCGTACGTGTCCCATGTGTTCAATTTCGTGATCCATTATGCCATAGATGAGTACGAACAGCGTATGTTGCATTTGGCGCTTGAAGACGAGGGCGAGAGCAGTTCCGAAATCAATCTCTCCCAATTCAGTCTGATCGAGCGAATGCATGATGCCGGGCTATTCAATTTAATCGGATCTGACGAGATGTTCGAATCGGGAATCGCTTTGTTGTTGGACGGGATAGAGCAAAGAGTGATCGAATCCTCGCGAGGGACCACGTAG